TTTAATTATTGCAGCATTATTTCTAATAATAATGCCATTGCAGTTTGGTTGCGACAAAGCAGAAGAACTGCAACAGGAACAAACAGATACAACCGATTTTGACCCCTGGCAATACGATTTTAATGACAACGGGCAATTAGATGCAGACGAACTCGAGACAGTATTCAATGATCATGCAGAAAACAAAATTAATAAAGAAGAGCTTAAAGCTTTTACTGAATTATTCATAAGTCTGAATACCCGGCAGGAAGAAAATTCAACTAAAAGTGGTTTTGACCCTGCAAGTGCTACTTACTGTGAAAATGGTTTCTCTAATATTTATGAGATTCTGTCATATTGGGATGATATGAACTACCAGTTATGTTATAACCCATGTTATATAAATATTGAACAAGTCTTGATGGAATGGTACTATGGATATAATATGCGTGCGGATAAAGCATTTATCTTGACGTATTTACAGAACTTAGATAAGTTAGCGTTGGGGCGGGGTATAGTAACATGTATGGAAATGAGCGCCATATTAACAGAATGTTATGACGTATCAGCAACTACTGTTGCTGTTATAACTTGTCTTACAAATACGGCTGAACATATTATTAAGACTCTTGGATTAATTGGTGAAGAAATGGATTGTGACGAATTTTATCTTGATATTTCTGGCTGCACTATACTTGGCGACCAACTCGTTAATGCTCTTAGTGGTACTAGTTATTACATATATGGTGATGCGAATGAGGATGGAATAATTAACATGGTAGATGCGACTTATGCTCAACTGATAATTATGGAACTAAAAAATCCCACACGTTTTGCTGATGCAAAACGTGATGGTGAAATAGACATACTTGATGTTACGCAAATAGAACTAATAATATTGGGAAGAGCTCGTAGGGTATGGTTTGGTAGAGAGTAATCTCTGCTGGCGCACATAGCCGTTAAGCCGAGATTGCATGTAGTTTTGATTATAAGCTATATAATTCACCAGCTGGCGCTGACACTTGACTGCCTTTGGTAGTTGTTGTCAGTACCTTATGAAAATAAATATTATTTAAAATAATTAATAACCTACCTGACGGTAGGCAGAAAACAGAAAGCCCGGTGTAGTAAATATAAAAAAGCTGCGCTGGGTTTTTTTTATTTAGCCTTTTAAGATTAAACTTGCCAGCCCTTAAAAGACTGGCAGGGTTTTATAATATTAAAAAAATTTGTAAATTACATAAATATTCAACAAATAAATTTGTAATAGCAATACCTGTGCAAAAAATTACTTTTATATTTATTTTTACTATTATATGCTCTACATGTTTGTATGCTGCTAACACCCATAAAACCGACAGCCTCGAAAACCTGTTAAAAACCATTAATAAAAAACAAAAGGCAAAACTTCTGAATGAACTCGCTAAAG
The DNA window shown above is from Bacteroidales bacterium and carries:
- a CDS encoding dockerin type I repeat-containing protein, which translates into the protein MNNFLTKQKGEKLMKQKLNFLIIAALFLIIMPLQFGCDKAEELQQEQTDTTDFDPWQYDFNDNGQLDADELETVFNDHAENKINKEELKAFTELFISLNTRQEENSTKSGFDPASATYCENGFSNIYEILSYWDDMNYQLCYNPCYINIEQVLMEWYYGYNMRADKAFILTYLQNLDKLALGRGIVTCMEMSAILTECYDVSATTVAVITCLTNTAEHIIKTLGLIGEEMDCDEFYLDISGCTILGDQLVNALSGTSYYIYGDANEDGIINMVDATYAQLIIMELKNPTRFADAKRDGEIDILDVTQIELIILGRARRVWFGRE